The following proteins are encoded in a genomic region of Neomicrococcus aestuarii:
- a CDS encoding SRPBCC domain-containing protein: MNVPISRLWWGLTDPTALPQWLGILTEGTFVNGGVVTIQHAENYSCTSQILACEPEQLLSMTWKFPDEDLSKLQIELTSVDDAVGLVLTHDELGVEATNYLPGWHTHLLYLEDLLLGRPRSMDDFWSTYEVLRDV, encoded by the coding sequence ATGAATGTTCCGATAAGCCGTCTTTGGTGGGGTCTTACAGATCCCACCGCGCTACCTCAGTGGCTCGGAATCCTCACAGAAGGGACATTCGTCAATGGTGGTGTTGTGACGATCCAGCACGCAGAAAACTATTCCTGTACCAGTCAGATCCTGGCTTGTGAACCAGAACAGCTGCTATCAATGACCTGGAAATTCCCAGACGAGGATCTCTCGAAGTTGCAGATCGAACTCACGTCGGTTGATGATGCCGTCGGCCTGGTTCTGACTCACGATGAACTCGGGGTCGAAGCAACAAATTACCTGCCTGGCTGGCATACGCACCTACTGTATTTGGAAGACCTGCTCTTGGGGCGCCCGCGCTCCATGGATGATTTCTGGTCTACCTACGAAGTTCTCCGGGACGTTTGA
- a CDS encoding recombinase family protein produces the protein MTGLLIGYARVSTSEQDLATQQAALSALGVLPENLYVDHGLTGTNRERPGLGKALAAVRAGDTLVVTKLDRLARSLPDARDIADELNRKGVALSLGGSIYDPKDPVGRLLFNVLGMVAEFEADLIRARTREGMAIAKAKGKLKGKQPKLSASQRKHLLSTAARGEHTQSELAELFNVSRTTIYRELKRIDVNSS, from the coding sequence ATGACGGGACTTCTTATCGGGTACGCGCGCGTTTCAACGAGCGAGCAGGATCTCGCAACCCAACAAGCTGCACTGAGCGCTTTGGGCGTGCTGCCCGAGAACTTGTATGTCGATCACGGGTTGACCGGTACTAATCGCGAACGTCCTGGACTTGGAAAAGCACTCGCCGCCGTGCGTGCTGGCGACACTCTCGTCGTGACGAAACTCGACCGCCTGGCACGTTCACTCCCCGACGCGAGGGACATTGCTGATGAGCTGAACCGAAAAGGTGTCGCGTTGAGTCTTGGCGGGAGTATTTATGATCCGAAAGACCCTGTTGGTCGGCTCCTCTTTAATGTGCTTGGGATGGTCGCTGAGTTCGAAGCGGATCTGATCCGAGCGCGTACTAGAGAAGGCATGGCCATTGCGAAAGCCAAAGGAAAGCTTAAGGGTAAGCAGCCCAAGCTCTCCGCATCGCAGCGGAAGCATCTGTTGTCGACCGCCGCCCGGGGTGAGCACACGCAGAGCGAACTTGCGGAGCTCTTCAACGTCTCCCGGACCACGATCTATCGAGAGCTGAAACGTATCGACGTAAATTCATCTTAA
- a CDS encoding pentapeptide repeat-containing protein — translation MIVMGRKGKSNEPHSASSKSTPRRSQLLFAVLGMVGIGVMVFVVLWFIVAGVVNSSWPWELASEGTTRASILSTVFAAVAGMGGITYLTIAYRKQSDSEALSFMNRLENAARQLSSFDPTVQFAGIYALEALADESEEDRKQLCIDVLCGYLRLPYQGNGEPSLLREVVEKRTWTFERGNVEEIRSHILRPADREVRLTIIRTITKHLQAHSPNSWSNLNLDFTGVLFDGGDFSGAVFSGKSVSFSGASFTGTEVTFKDAVFSSENLDFSMSEFRSERIDFTGATFIGGMTYFKHARFSRGDAIFTEAKFQEGGTVSFRYANFSGRLVDFSSAEFSGGTLNFEEAVFSRVMMNFSDSVFSGSLLLFTWARIEGMWLNFHGSTFSGGELKFSNTEMSHGYLSFNDTIFEENGKVSFRRSNFVGTKVTFKDVVLGGGSLDFTNPQSWEVPPMVPWKEGKPPIGVTPEEWPPTVATTDPPK, via the coding sequence ATGATTGTTATGGGCCGAAAAGGTAAGTCCAACGAACCACACAGTGCGTCCTCTAAAAGCACGCCACGGAGATCACAGCTCCTCTTTGCTGTTCTTGGAATGGTCGGTATTGGGGTCATGGTTTTTGTCGTACTTTGGTTCATCGTGGCTGGCGTTGTTAATAGTTCTTGGCCATGGGAGCTGGCTAGTGAAGGAACAACGAGAGCTAGCATTCTTTCGACTGTCTTTGCAGCTGTCGCCGGTATGGGTGGTATTACCTATCTAACGATTGCATACCGTAAGCAGAGTGATAGTGAAGCACTGAGCTTTATGAATCGGCTAGAGAATGCAGCACGACAACTCAGTTCGTTTGATCCCACTGTTCAGTTTGCTGGGATCTATGCACTCGAAGCGTTAGCTGATGAAAGTGAAGAAGATAGAAAACAACTTTGTATTGATGTGCTTTGCGGATACTTGCGTCTTCCCTACCAAGGCAACGGAGAACCCAGTCTGTTGCGAGAAGTAGTTGAGAAAAGAACGTGGACTTTCGAACGAGGCAACGTTGAAGAGATTCGAAGCCACATCCTACGTCCAGCGGATCGCGAAGTAAGGCTCACAATTATTCGAACCATTACTAAGCATCTCCAAGCGCACTCGCCCAATTCTTGGTCAAACTTGAACCTAGACTTCACCGGCGTTTTGTTCGATGGCGGAGACTTCTCTGGTGCAGTGTTCTCCGGCAAATCAGTTAGCTTCTCAGGCGCGTCATTCACTGGAACAGAAGTAACTTTCAAGGACGCCGTGTTCTCCAGTGAAAACCTTGATTTTAGTATGTCTGAGTTCAGAAGCGAGCGGATAGATTTTACTGGCGCCACGTTCATCGGAGGTATGACGTACTTCAAACACGCAAGGTTCAGTCGGGGTGATGCAATATTTACTGAAGCCAAATTCCAAGAAGGAGGGACTGTCTCGTTTAGATATGCCAATTTCTCAGGAAGGCTTGTGGATTTTTCTTCGGCAGAGTTCTCCGGCGGCACACTAAATTTTGAAGAGGCAGTGTTCTCACGGGTGATGATGAACTTCAGCGACTCCGTGTTTTCTGGATCCTTACTTCTTTTCACTTGGGCACGCATCGAAGGAATGTGGCTCAACTTCCATGGCTCGACTTTTTCAGGAGGCGAGCTGAAATTCAGTAACACAGAAATGTCCCACGGCTACTTATCGTTCAACGACACAATCTTCGAGGAAAACGGCAAAGTGTCCTTCAGAAGGTCAAACTTCGTTGGCACAAAGGTCACTTTTAAAGATGTGGTGCTTGGCGGTGGATCACTGGACTTCACTAATCCACAGTCTTGGGAAGTTCCACCCATGGTTCCATGGAAAGAGGGGAAACCTCCGATCGGCGTTACGCCCGAAGAATGGCCCCCAACTGTGGCTACAACCGACCCCCCTAAATAG